The Coccidioides posadasii str. Silveira chromosome 3, complete sequence genome contains a region encoding:
- a CDS encoding uncharacterized protein (EggNog:ENOG410PJWS~COG:U~TransMembrane:7 (i492-513o533-551i580-601o607-629i722-745o757-779i799-821o)~BUSCO:1617at33183): protein MKFAKELEQELVPEWRAKYLDYKLGKKKIKAIARALRALEQAPRTPGRRGFILSGNDSHTPRIGRPGRLQLVSYRGTQSKGPSDNCRSNEEGDAQQITSYFQPHVAVLPETRPLKSPTSRFADHTAGYGSIVTPKSNATRSTGLPSLELPDPALDPNETSFPSCSQMFSGGSLSSGENPTAGRGRGQNGNIPPSILPGPRNVFRPRSGSLPVRPRARKGSFLQRIFTSMDHESPAADPPAEAFFELRNRENEFFYFLDSELAKIESFYRVKEEEATDRLGMLKQQLHVMRDMRLEELRTKARSRHQRKSTGTANNDNNDSSAAARWKKPLSRSLTTSSKFAKISKEMDELPTPGSTLHRSHGPEGYRDFVRSQERDVPYRSAKGKLKVALLEFYRGLELLKAYAYLNRKAFRKMNKKYDKVTNARPTGRYMSEKVNKAWFVQSDLVENHLVAVEDLYTRYFERGNRKVAVTKLRGKTRRSQDYSPNSFRNGLLFSAGLVFGIQGLVHAVGHLFNNDDDDDDFDDIRVRTSYLLQIYGGYTLILLHFIFFCLNCRIWTLSKINYVFVFEYDTRHVLDWRQLAEIPCFLVCLLGLVIWLNFGWVNEMYIYWPIVLIGLTIIILFIPAPILYHRSRRWWAYSNWRLMLAGLYPVEFRDFFLGDMYCSQTYAMGNLALFLCLYSAGWSDPAHCNSSHSRAMGFLTTVPSIWRALQCLRRYRDTRNWFPHIVNLGKYSFSIMYYMTLSLYRVNKVESLRATFIAFALVNAIYSSIWDVAMDWSLGNPFSKNPLLRDFLGFRKRWIYYAAMVVDPILRFNWIFYAIFTHDLQHSAILSFIVSLSEVCRRGIWSILRVENEHCTNVCRFRASRDVPLPYDIPTQASVEHMQQPNAAQQRVDGSPIARVPSTRPATGTDVERLGADGLTGVRRRRGSHRSEMHVPSGTLARMGSILANAHAEDFERRKRPGVVGRALDHDAEQVPADETGRGPDVHRRDSSTDEEEEEDEESVSVENDINALDDPCRTSMRSGSMFDDDDDDDNGGLRN, encoded by the exons ATGAAGTTTGCAAA GGAGCTGGAACAAGAACTGGTCCCAGAATGGCGGGCCAAATACCTGGACTATAAG CTAGGTAAGAAAAAGATCAAAGCCATTGCCCGTGCGCTCCGGGCTCTCGAACAGGCGCCCCGGACTCCAGGTCGTCGTGGTTTTATACTCTCTGGAAATGATTCTCATACGCCTCGCATCGGGCGCCCTGGTCGCCTTCAGCTTGTCTCGTATCGTGGAACGCAGTCGAAAGGTCCCTCCGATAACTGTAGAAGTAATGAGGAGGGCGACGCGCAACAGATTACCAGTTATTTCCAGCCTCATGTTGCGGTCCTACCCGAAACACGGCCGCTGAAGAGCCCTACTTCGCGGTTTGCAGACCACACTGCCGGTTATGGCAGCATTGTGACTCCAAAATCCAATGCTACTCGGTCAACTGGCCTTCCATCTCTGGAGCTTCCGGACCCCGCCCTAGATCCCAATGAGACAAGTTTTCCTTCCTGTAGTCAAATGTTCAGCGGAGGTTCCCTGAGCTCTGGTGAAAACCCCACTGCAGGGCGGGGCCGGGGTCAAAACGGCAATATTCCTCCCAGCATACTTCCGGGGCCGAGAAATGTGTTCAGACCCAGGAGCGGTTCTCTTCCTGTTCGACCTCGCGCCCGGAAAGGTTCATTCTTGCAGCGTATATTTACGTCGATGGACCATGAATCTCCGGCTGCGGATCCACCCGCAGAAGCGTTCTTTGAGCTGAGGAATAGGGAAAACGAGTTTTTCTATTTTCTGGACTCGGAGCTCGCTAAAATAGAGTCTTTCTATAGAGTgaaagaggaagaggccACGGATAGACTTGGAATGCTTAAGCAACAGCTTCATGTGATGCGTGACATGAGACTCGAGGAGCTAAGGACCAAGGCCAGGTCACGACACCAGCGAAAGTCCACCGGCACCGCAAATAATGACAACAATGACTCGAGTGCCGCGGCGAGATGGAAGAAACCGCTGAGCAGATCATTAACTACCTCGTCTAAATTTGCCAAAATCTCAAAGGAAATGGATGAGTTACCTACACCTGGATCCACTCTACACAGATCTCATGGGCCCGAGGGCTATAGGGACTTTGTTCGCAGTCAGGAGCGCGATGTCCCATATAGATCAGCCAAAGGAAAGCTCAAAGTGGCTTTGCTCGAGTTCTACCGGGGACTGGAATTATTGAAAGCATATGCATACTTAAATCGAAAAGCCTTTAGGaaaatgaacaagaaatatgACAAGGTAACTAATGCGCGGCCAACTGGGAGATATATGTCCGAAAAGGTCAATAAGGCTTGGTTTGTCCAAAGCGATCTTGTCGAGAACCACCTCGTAGCAGTCGAGGACTTGTATACTCGATATTTTGAGCGTGGCAACCGGAAGGTTGCTGTCACCAAACTTCGTGGCAAGACCAGAAGGTCACAGGATTACTCTCCCAACTCCTTCAGAAACGGACTCTTGTTCTCTGCCGGGCTAGTATTCGGCATCCAAGGGTTGGTCCATGCTGTTGGACACCTCTTTAATaatgacgacgacgatgatgattttGATGACATACGTGTTCGAACAAGCTATCTACTTCAG ATCTACGGTGGATATACTCTGATCTTACTTCATTTTATATTCTTTTGTCTAAATTGCAGAATCTGGACGCTTTCAAAGATCAACTATGTTTTCGTGTTTGAATATGATACCCGACACGTTTTAGATTGGCGTCAGCTTGCGGAG ATACCTTGCTTCCTTGTCTGTTTATTAGGCTTGGTCATTTGGTTAAATTTCGGCTGGGTTAATGAAATGTATATTTATTGGCCAATCGTCTTAATTGGattgaccatcatcatcctcttcatACCGGCACCTATACTTTACCATCGCAGCCGGAGATGGTGGGCTTATTCTAAT TGGCGCCTGATGCTAGCCGGCTTGTACCCCGTGGAATTTCGAGATTTCTTTCTCGGAGACATGTATTGTTCGCAAACATATGCTATGGGC AATCTGGCATTATTCTTGTGTTTATATTCTGCCGGCTGGTCCGATCCTGCCCACTGCAACTCCTCTCATTCTCGGGCGATGGGATTCCTGACAACGGTTCCATCCATATGGCGTGCATTGCAGTGTCTTCGACGTTATCGAGATACCAGGAATTGGTTTCCGCACATCGTCAATCTTGGCAAATATTCGTTTTCTATTATGTACTACATGACCCTGAGCCTGTACCGGGTCAATAAAGTCGAAAGTCTTCGCGCCACTTTCATAGCGTTTGCCCTTGTGAACGCCATATATTCCTCCATTTGGGACGTTGCCATGGACTGGAGCCTTGGAAATCCGTTTTCAAAAAATCCGCTTTTACGAGACTTCCTTGGGTTCCGAAAACGTTGGATATACTACGCAGCGATGGTCGTCGATCCAATTCTTCGATTCAACTGGATCTTCTACGCCATATTCACACATGATCTCCAGCATTCTGCAATCCTCAGCTTCATCGTCTCTTTGTCTGAGGTTTGTCGGAGAGGAATATGGTCTATTCTTCGCGTTGAAAACGAACACTGCACAAACGTTTGCCGATTTAGAGCATCTAGAGACGTCCCGTTACCCTATGATATACCTACGCAAGCGTCCGTTGAGCACATGCAACAACCGAATGCAGCCCAACAACGGGTTGACGGATCCCCCATTGCTCGTGTACCGTCCACCAGGCCAGCCACAGGCACCGACGTTGAGCGTCTGGGCGCTGATGGACTCACCGGTGTGCGGCGCCGCCGTGGATCGCACCGTTCCGAAATGCACGTGCCAAGTGGAACGCTCGCGCGCATGGGATCGATACTAGCGAATGCCCACGCGGAAGATTTTGAACGGAGAAAGAGGCCCGGTGTCGTTGGCCGCGCGCTCGATCACGATGCGGAGCAGGTTCCGGCAGATGAAACGGGCCGTGGTCCAGACGTGCATCGGAGGGATAGTAGTACggatgaggaggaagaagaggatgaggagAGTGTGAGTGTGGAGAATGACATCAACGCCCTAGATGATCCGTGTCGTACGAGCATGCGAAGCGGAAGTATGtttgacgacgacgacgatgatgataaTGGAGGGTTGAGGAATTAA
- a CDS encoding uncharacterized protein (EggNog:ENOG410PQ09~COG:I~BUSCO:13678at33183): MPRVPQSSDFPSSLTLSIIPPASQASSSTNILLILHGLGDTINPYNSFASALHLPETTCITLQAPTQLPFLLTGYHWGDDLVFEGDTIDPDPGFTRANRLIVHELIVDVLIGKLGYKAREILILGYAQGAAVGLAAAMELNRLEKAEYRELGGVVALGGVVPLSAVKEDGRRGKSRTPVLLVGGRGPESAVTDGGTGRTKGEFDFVELVRWQRRGDGMPGNREEMLPVMQFLSRRLRSRSGVPEGSVELT, encoded by the coding sequence ATGCCTCGAGTACCCCAGTCCTCTGATTTCCCGTCCTCCTTAACCCTATCCATCATTCCTCCCGCTTCCCAAGCGAGCAGCAGCACAAACATCCTTCTCATCCTTCACGGTCTCGGCGACACTATCAACCCATACAACTCCTTTGCCTCAGCCTTACATCTCCCGGAAACCACCTGTATAACTCTCCAAGCGCCTACCCAGCTTCCGTTCCTGCTCACGGGCTACCACTGGGGCGACGATCTCGTATTTGAAGGTGACACAATCGATCCGGATCCGGGCTTCACACGTGCCAATCGCCTAATCGTGCATGAGCTTATAGTCGACGTGTTGATTGGAAAATTGGGGTACAAGGCGAGGGAGATTCTGATCCTTGGATACGCACAGGGTGCCGCGGTGGGGCTTGCCGCGGCCATGGAGTTGAATCGCCTGGAGAAAGCGGAATATAGAGAACTTGGAGGCGTTGTGGCTCTGGGAGGCGTTGTTCCTCTTTCCGCTGTAAAGGAGGATGGCAGAAGAGGCAAGTCAAGGACTCCTGTGCTGCTAGTCGGCGGAAGGGGCCCAGAGAGCGCGGTGACAGACGGAGGGACGGGTCGGACGAAAGGGGAGTTTGACTTCGTGGAACTGGTACGGTGGCAGCGGAGAGGAGACGGAATGCCGGGAAATAGAGAGGAAATGCTGCCTGTGATGCAGTTCCTCTCTCGAAGGCTGCGGAGTAGAAGTGGCGTCCCTGAGGGCAGCGTTGAGCTCACTTGA
- a CDS encoding uncharacterized protein (EggNog:ENOG410PHMW~COG:S~BUSCO:5110at33183), producing MPSKLRASLLKGPLDLADFLLSCPACSPARQSLRSTVNSSPLRRKFPRFHRRLTSTVSASVASHENQFVPARYKELYEALGRVGEVAAEHVDLARLQLALRGLESERPVVRIAVLGVDDTATAVRLVRLILADPLSSKADWEKHLEEYHLRDSQGLLIRYGEPSETPVTDSSLPTISIPSITLRNASIEILISSISTRTSHLLPDAISNAVETPTISIGSSDGAHHTTVRYPVHKTIVCGNGIEDLLAYTKIAKNINGNADKPIVHATFNLNAKPAPKTGSQSFSFVDLEQAELALARFRESAQHATEYERGWTRSGFQPLIEWMVEQYQDSALRPEVRGLAQSVLDSTERNLARDENATLQKREAESVSENVRAALETEVSSWAESAHTELRQSLNDAFSHHKWRNLVWWKLFWRVDDVGMLSASILDKQWLPQAERKAIWLGGKFQQAGLLNQNESFPTQTTDGATSNLKEGEASKALSTGKWPATISQTRDHLLNTKVPSLHALAQTLVLSSVSTTTLTSALSVLTYVATSATTLEEAGTIAAVGIIYSLRRQQKRWDAARRYWESEVREEGRKALKDSEDAIRTLLRDGGRATEPVIDTEARKGIDRAKVALESVK from the exons ATGCCCTCAAAACTCCGGGCTAGCCTCTTAAAAGGGCCTCTAGACCTAGCAGATTTCCTCCTCTCCTGTCCGGCGTGCTCCCCAGCCCGCCAATCCCTCCGTTCTACCGTGAATTCCTCTCCGCTTCGTCGCAAATTCCCTAGATTCCACCGACGCCTTACGTCAACAGTCTCCGCTAGTGTCGCATCCCATGAGAATCAGTTTGTTCCGGCCCGCTATAAGGAATTATATGAAGCTTTGGGCCGGGTTGGCGAAGTTGCAGCAGAGCATGTTGATCTAGCACGATTGCAGCTGGCGTTGAGGGGCTTGGAGAGCGAGAGGCCTGTTGTGAGAATTGCCG TGCTTGGAGTGGATGATACTGCGACAGCAGTCAGACTTGTGCGATTGATCCTTGCCGACCCGTTGAGTTCCAAGGCGGACTGGGAGAAGCATCTCGAAGAATACCATCTACGTGACTCGCAGGGGCTGTTGATAAG ATATGGCGAACCTTCAGAAACTCCGGTGACCGATAGCTCATTGCCAACGATTTCCATACCATCGATAACACTGCGGAATGCGAGCATTGAAATTTTAATTTCGTCAATAAGTACTAGAACATCACATTTGCTTCCTGATGCTATATCCAATGCCGTTGAGACGCCTACGATATCCATCGGCTCATCCGACGGTGCACACCATACTACCGTTCGATATCCCGTGCACAAGACTATAGTTTGTGGAAATGGAATCGAGGATCTGCTGGCATACACAAAAATAGCAAAAAATATAAATGGAAACGCCGATAAACCCATCGTCCACGCGACATTCAACCTCAACGCGAAACCGGCACCGAAAACAGGAAGTCAGTCATTTTCCTTTGTCGATTTAGAACAAGCAGAATTGGCACTAGCTAGATTCAGGGAGTCAGCTCAGCATGCGACTGAATATGAGCGTGGGTGGACGAGGAGCGGTTTTCAACCCCTCATTGAGTGGATGGTTGAACAATACCAAGACTCCGCCCTACGTCCAGAAGTCCGTGGACTCGCCCAGTCAGTCCTAGATTCTACAGAGAGAAATCTCGCTAGGGACGAAAATGCCACTCTACAAAAGCGAGAGGCGGAGTCGGTCTCAGAAAACGTGCGAGCAGCTTTGGAGACAGAAGTCTCGTCGTGGGCGGAGAGTGCACATACGGAACTCCGACAGTCTCTTAATGATGCGTTTTCCCACCATAAATGGCGTAATCTAGTGTGGTGGAAGCTGTTTTGGCGAGTTGATGATGTTGGAATGTTGAGTGCAAGTATTCTGGATAAGCAATGGCTCCCGCAGGCGGAACGGAAAGCGATATGGCTCGGCGGGAAATTCCAGCAGGCTGGGTTACTGAACCAAAACGAATCCTTTCCGACTCAGACGACCGATGGTGCAACCTCAAATTTGAAGGAAGGCGAGGCGTCCAAGGCCCTCTCGACCGGGAAATGGCCCGCCACTATTTCACAAACCAGAGATCACCTCCTCAACACAAAGGTGCCATCGCTTCATGCGCTAGCACAGACTCTGGTGCTTAGCAGTGTGTCAACGACGACATTAACGTCTGCTTTGTCGGTATTAACGTACGTGGCAACTTCCGCTACGACTTTGGAGGAGGCCGGTACAATTGCCGCGGTTGGTATAATTTATTCCCTACGACGACAGCAAAAGCGATGGGATGCAGCCCGCAGATACTGGGAGAGTGAAGTGCGAGAGGAAGGGCGGAAGGCTCTGAAGGATAGCGAGGATGCCATACGGACGTTGTTAAGAGATGGCGGCCGGGCCACAGAGCCTGTCATCGACACTGAGGCCAGAAAGGGTATCGATAGAGCCAAAGTGGCCTTAGAGAGTGTAAAATAG
- the CNA1 gene encoding 3',5'-cyclic-nucleotide phosphodiesterase (PDEase) (3':5'-CNP) (EggNog:ENOG410PGAU~COG:T~BUSCO:4341at33183): protein MDGSKIVRAVTEKKPVPEIDFTLHTMEDGTQVSTLERVCKEVQAPAFHTPTNEQFWSPVDPSKPNLAFLKQHFYREGRLTEDQALWIIQAGTELLRAEPNLLEMDAPITVCGDVHGQYYDLMKLFEVGGDPAETRYLFLGDYVDRGYFSIECVLYLWALKIWYPNTLWLLRGNHECRHLTDYFTFKLECKHKYSEKVYDACMESFCALPLAAIMNKQFLCIHGGLSPELHTLEDIKSIDRFREPPTHGLMCDILWADPLEDFGTEKTGEYFVHNNVRGCSFFFSYPAACAFLEKNNLLSIIRAHEAQDAGYRMYRKTRTTGFPSVMTIFSAPNYLDVYNNKAAVLKYENNVMNIRQFNCTPHPYWLPNFMDVFTWSLPFVGEKITDMLIAILNTCSKEELEEEPSAFSSAPASPPLPMDTDSAEFKRRAIKNKILAIGRLSRVFQVLREESERVTELKTASGGRLPAGTLMLGAEGIKQAIHNFEDARKVDLQNERLPPSQEEVMRKAEEDRRQALERAAQEAENDAGLATVARRISMSSGSGRPRRKEA from the exons ATGGATGGGTCCAAAATTGTCCGGGCTGTCACCGAGAAGAAGCCCGTCCCTGAGATTGACTTCACACTCCATACTATGGAAGACGGGACCCAGGTTTCTACCCTGGAGAGAGTCTGCAAAG AGGTGCAAGCTCCTGCATTTCACACTCCAACAAACGAACAGTTCTGGTCACCTGTGGATCCCTCCAAGCCTAATCTCGCATTTCTTAAGCAACATTTCTATCGCGAAGGACGACTCACCGAAGACCAAGCGCTATGGATCATACAAGCAGGAACAGAATTGCTGCGTGCAGAGCCAAATCTCCTGGAGATGGATGCTCCCATCACCGTGTGTGGCGACGTGCATGGCCAATATTATGACTTGATGAAATTGTTTGAAGTTGGAGGAGACCCAGCAGAGACACGATATCTGTTCCTGGGAGACTACGTTGACAGAGGTTACTTCAGCATTGAG TGCGTATTATATCTATGGGCTCTAAAGATCTGGTACCCTAATACACTCTGGTTGCTGCGCGGGAATCATGAATGCCGCCATCTCACTGACTATTTCACATTCAAATTGGAATGCAAACATAAATACTCAGAGAAAGTGTATGATGCATGCATGGAGTCATTTTGTGCACTCCCCTTGGCTGCCATTATGAATAAACAGTTCCTTTGCATTCACGGTGGTCTAAGCCCTGAACTACATACGTTGGAGGATATAAAATCT ATTGATCGCTTCAGAGAACCACCTACTCATGGATTAATGTGCGACATTCTCTGGGCTGACCCTCTTGAAGATTTTGGAACGGAAAAGACGGGGGAATATTTCGTCCACAACAATGTCCGAGGAtgttccttctttttctcttatCCAGCGGCCTGTGCATTTCTTGAGAAAAACAACTTGTTATCGATAATCCGCGCCCACGAGGCCCAAGATGCCGGGTATAGAATGTATCGGAAGACTCGCACAACTGGCTTTCCCAGTGTCATGACTATCTTCAGCGCTCCTAATTACCTCGACGTTTATAACAACAAAGCCGCGGTTCTTAAGTATGAAAACAATGTAATGAACATCCGACAGTTCAACTGCACGCCTCACCCGTACTGGCTCCCGAATTTCATGGACGTTTTCACCTGGTCACTGCCATTTGTTGGCGAAAAGATTACTGACATGCTAATTGCCATTCTAAACACATGCTCAAAGGAAGAGCTCGAGGAGGAACCTTCAGCATTTTCTTCTGCTCCAGCATCGCCACCTCTTCCAATGGATACTGACAGTGCAGAGTTCAAGAGACGCGCAATCAAGAACAAGATCCTTGCTATTGGGCGTCTCTCTCGCGTTTTCCAGGTTTTGCGTGAAGAATCCGAACGTGTTACGGAATTAAAGACTGCATCTGGGGGTCGTCTGCCTGCAGGGACGCTCATGCTTGGCGCAGAAGGCATCAAACAAGCAATTCATAATTTTGAAGATGCCCGTAAGGTCGACCTGCAAAACGAGCGCCTGCCGCCCTCACAGGAAGAAGTGATGAGGAAGGCGGAAGAAGATCGAAGACAGGCCCTAGAGCGCGCGGCTCAGGAAGCAGAGAATGACGCTGGACTCGCTACTGTGGCCCGGAGAATCAGCAT GTCCTCTGGCTCTGGCAGACCTCGCCGCAAGGAGGCATAA
- a CDS encoding uncharacterized protein (EggNog:ENOG410PPUK~COG:S~BUSCO:14493at33183) — protein MYDLSKPHPLLAQIPLTVSPFVSLPTAMTLPYTYKSVPSTLPPSVLADGASSGKARYVVSSGGHAAHPDEIIASCQQLEDHINKLRAETEATIRKWEESNKARELAEKRRVAPGWLDREEKLLQPIHSSSKAGAQSEASILEGQLAEQSRKVTTSPMIPKNEGEELDRAFGGLALR, from the exons ATGTACGACTTGTCCA AACCCCATCCGCTGTTAGCCCAGATACCCTTAACAGTTTCCCCGTTCGTCTCTTTGCCGACGGCCATGACCCTTCCATACACCTATAAATCCGTCCCTTCTACTCTCCCACCTTCTGTTCTAGCTGATGGAGCCAGCTCGGGAAAGGCCCGCTATGTGGTTTCTTCCGGTGGCCACGCCGCTCATCCAGATGAGATTATCGCTTCATGTCAACAGCTTGAGGATCATATAAACAAACTACGGGCAGAGACAGAGGCTACAATCCGAAAATGGGAAGAATCAAACAAGGCTCGCGAGCTCGCGGAAAAGCGACGTGTTGCTCCTGGGTGGCTAGATCGAGAGGAGAAGCTTCTGCAGCCGATCCACTCATCATCCAAGGCTGGCGCTCAGAGTGAGGCAAGCATTTTAGAAGGACAGTTGGCGGAACAAAGCAGGAAGGTGACTACATCTCCGATGATCCCAAAGAACGAGGGAGAGGAGCTTGATCGTGCATTTGGGGGGCTCGCACTAAGGTGA
- a CDS encoding uncharacterized protein (EggNog:ENOG410PRAA~COG:S~BUSCO:12622at33183) has translation MEVLHDAPNPASFVTLAEHQSHTPESFYSGPPILHHLSERCKVVILDGDLTSTPALSGLRPSTAGPDATNGAPTIEASGDQEKEVVIDGVDVWVTSEKLLLYNAAATTGVAIPYPTISLHAIQRLKLPNSQETADVQGLYMQLSMGGDAEDMEEDVEEEPVSLTIVPQTASTRAEGEGEDEALLTDDKPSQTPTELLFAALSTCSNLHPDPAAGEEEGEDEQQLGNSVLFQNGLIMPGNSAGGLPPAMPGSGGWITAENMHEYFDEEGNWIGDDQGPLGPGAGSTRPREDDEGGQNGSGAETEETKWRRTG, from the exons ATGGAAGTTCTTCACGACGCCCCGAACCCCGCATCTTTCGTCACGCTCGCTGAGCACCAATCCCACACGCCCGAGTCCTTCTACTCCGGGCCTCCGATCCTGCACCACCTGAGCGAGAGATGTAAGGTTGTGATCCTGGACGGAGATTTGACCTCCACCCCAGCATTGAGCGGTCTTAGACCTTCAACTGCCGGTCCAGATGCGACAAATGGCGCGCCTACTATCGAAGCGTCCGGAGATCAAGAGAAAGAAGTTGTGATTGATGGTGTCGACGTTTGGGTTACATCTGA GAAATTGCTCCTCTACAATGCGGCTGCGACGACCGGCGTCGCCATTCCGTACCCTACGATCTCGCTCCATGCCATTCAGCGCCTCAAGCTACCTAACTCACAGGAAACAGCGGATGTACAAGGACTATACATGCAGCTCTCAATGGGAGGGGATGCTGAGGACATGGAGGAGGACGTAGAGGAAGAGCCAGTCTCCTTGACCATTGTCCCGCAAACGGCTAGTACACGGGCAGAAGGGGAGGGAGAAGACGAAGCGCTCCTCACAGACGACAAGCCTTCCCAGACTCCCACGGAACTTCTCTTCGCTGCTTTATCTACCTGCTCCAACCTCCACCCAGACCCGGCCGCCGGCGAGGAAGAGGGTGAAGATGAACAGCAGCTTGGGAACAGCGTGTTGTTCCAGAATGGTCTGATCATGCCTGGAAACAGTGCAGGCGGGCTTCCTCCTGCGATGCCTGGAAGTGGAGGATGGATTACGGCGGAAAATATGCACGAGTACTTTGACGAGGAGGGTAACTGGATTGGTGATGACCAGGGGCCTCTGGGACCGGGCGCAGGCTCGACCCGGCCCCGAGAGGACGACGAGGGAGGCCAAAACGGAAGTGGTGCAGAGACGGAAGAAACAAAATGGCGAAGAACCGGGTGA
- a CDS encoding uncharacterized protein (SECRETED:SignalP(1-20)~EggNog:ENOG410PG8W~COG:O), whose amino-acid sequence MAFRAAWLLVLYLCALAAQAIPPPLEARGRPVLPEKDPFYIPPEGYEKAAPGEILRSREVPYPIAAFTTFRINLAGAYQLLYRSSDNFGKPTATVTTVLVPHKADYNKVVSYQVAEDAASINCAPSYALQLKSATGGPFGTIVTQAELLLMIAALEKGWVVTVPDFEGPKGAFLANVRAGYAVLDGIRATLASTKITGVNCKARVTMWGYSGGSLASGFAAELQPAYAPELKIAGVALGGTVPKISTVIGSINKSIFTGLIPGGIIGLSREYPVVESILRTQIKEEKKEKFMKADNQCFGANILTYAFDDMYAYLKDPDILNLEYVTEILDYNSMGSHVPKIPVLIYKAKNDVISPWNETVAIFDRYCAGGADVEFRTDLTADHASGTITGAPQAMIWLDERMRGIPVEKGCSKETQLTGLLEPGALRVMSLTIIHALLDILGKPVGKQLAGKSI is encoded by the coding sequence ATGGCTTTCCGCGCGGCGTGGCTCCTTGTACTTTATCTGTGTGCACTGGCTGCACAGGCCATTCCACCACCTCTCGAAGCCCGGGGCCGACCCGTCCTTCCAGAGAAGGACCCCTTCTATATTCCCCCGGAGGGGTACGAGAAGGCCGCTCCCGGCGAAATTCTCCGGTCCCGTGAAGTCCCTTATCCGATTGCTGCGTTCACCACATTCCGTATCAATTTGGCCGGCGCCTACCAGCTCCTGTACAGGTCATCGGACAACTTCGGCAAACCCACTGCTACTGTGACAACAGTCCTTGTTCCACATAAGGCCGATTACAACAAAGTCGTCTCCTACCAGGTCGCTGAAGATGCAGCATCCATCAACTGCGCCCCGTCGTATGCCTTGCAACTGAAGTCGGCGACCGGAGGACCCTTCGGAACGATTGTGACACAGGCTGAGCTGCTGCTTATGATCGCTGCCCTCGAAAAAGGATGGGTTGTCACAGTTCCCGATTTCGAAGGCCCCAAGGGTGCCTTCTTGGCGAACGTTCGTGCGGGATATGCGGTTCTCGACGGCATCCGTGCGACTTTGGCCTCGACCAAGATCACTGGGGTCAACTGTAAGGCACGCGTGACGATGTGGGGTTACTCTGGAGGAAGTTTGGCAAGTGGATTTGCTGCCGAATTGCAGCCGGCATATGCCCCCGAGTTGAAGATCGCCGGCGTCGCTTTGGGCGGTACAGTTCCCAAGATCTCGACTGTCATCGGCTCCATCAACAAATCCATCTTCACGGGTCTGATTCCCGGAGGTATTATTGGACTTTCGCGCGAATATCCGGTGGTGGAGAGCATCCTTAGGACGCAGAtcaaggaggagaagaaggagaaattCATGAAGGCCGATAACCAATGTTTCGGTGCAAACATCCTCACGTACGCATTTGACGATATGTATGCGTACCTCAAGGATCCAGATATCCTTAACCTCGAATATGTCACCGAGATCCTCGACTATAACTCGATGGGCAGTCACGTTCCCAAGATCCCCGTCCTCATCTACAAGGCCAAGAACGATGTAATCAGCCCTTGGAACGAAACGGTGGCTATCTTTGATCGCTATTGCGCCGGCGGAGCTGATGTCGAGTTCAGAACGGATCTGACTGCGGATCATGCGAGCGGCACCATCACGGGAGCACCTCAGGCTATGATCTGGCTCGATGAGCGCATGAGGGGTATTCCTGTCGAGAAAGGATGCTCAAAAGAGACCCAATTGACTGGACTGTTGGAACCCGGTGCTCTTAGGGTGATGTCCTTGACAATAATCCACGctcttcttgatattttggGCAAACCCGTTGGGAAGCAGTTGGCTGGAAAGAGTATATAA